In the Lentisphaera araneosa HTCC2155 genome, AAGTTCTTGCAGATGTACCGGGGATATTCGTTCTTTGTATGCGAGGGCGATTTTGAACAATGACTGAACCGCGATCTTTCCAGATATTGTATTGATCACTTGGTTTGTTGAGCCAGCTTACTTTGGGACCCGCATTTTTCTCTTCATTAAGGGTGAGAAGGTAGTGATAGATGGCTTCAATCTCGCTGTCCTTCAATGTTTCCGGAGTAAAAATAGGCATGATGGGCAAATGAGGTTTGTTGCTATCATTCACATTTAATGACAAGTGTGCAGTGGGCTCCCTCAGAGATTGGTAGAGGTAGCTTTTGTCTGCGGGAAAATCCACAAGATGTTTTTCCGCACTCTCAAGTACTTTAATGCTTATAGGTTTCTTTTGGAAAATGCCGTAGATTGCGGGGCCAGTTTTGACGAATTCATTATCCGTCGTCGTGTTGTGGCATTCAATGCAACCTTTGTTTTGGAAGATACCTTTTCCCATGGCCACCATTTCTACCATAGCCTCACCATTTTTTGCGAGTGGACGTTGCTCATCGGCAGTTAATTCTTTTGTCTTAGTGCTTTCTAAATCAATTTCTTTTACAGTCATTTTACGAATGGCAATGGGGCCGTGGTCACCCTGGATCATGATGGGGCCTTTGGGAGCCTCGTCGTTAAATTGCGAAGAGCGCGTGGGACCTACTGCATAGAGGTTTTCTTGCACGACTTGGCCATTAATTTTGACTTCTTTAAAATAGGCTTGTGAGATTCTTTTTCCCGTTTTTTCATCAAAGCGGGGGGCGCGGAAAACAGCATCCATTGTTTGCCACTCACCGGGTTTTTTGGCGGCATTTACTTTAGCAGCAACACCAGCTCCGCGCGCTGGTGGCCAGCGCTGATAGAGGCCCCCCATGTCGCCGGAACCCCATTTATCTTTTCCGTATGAATCTAAAATTTGAATTTCATAACGGCCCATGAAGTAGACCCCCGCGTTGGATTTTTCTGCTAGCATGAATTCTAGGTGAAACTCAATATCTTTGTAGTGCTTCTTAGTGGAGATGTTGTTGGTCTTGCCTTTGCGGCCATTGATGAGCATACCTTCGCCTTCTTCCGTGACGATGAGTTTTCTTCTCTTAGCTTTTGCCGAAGCAATATTTTCCCAGCCGCCAGGCTTAAAAAAGAGGTCTCGAAGGGTTTTAGCCTTTTGTTCGGGTAATTTGACTTCGAGTTTTCCCGTAGCTAAATAATCAATGTTCACGCATTTATGAGTGGAGTCCTTCATTTGTAAAGAGATAGTATTTTCGCCTTTTTTAAGAGGGACTTTGACAAAATGATCACTCCAGACTTTCCAGCCTTCCGTGGCTGGCATGGTGATTATTTGTGTTTGTCCATTGATGGTGAGCTTTAATTCTGCGTCGCCAAAACCAGCGGAATAACGGAAAGTGATTACCTGCTCCCCGGCTTTATCTGATTGAGCTTTAAAAGTGAGTATGCCTTTGTTATTGTTATAAAAGCCAGCGGCAAAGCCAGTGCTAGAAAATCCAAGGTGGTTGTGCTCATGAGTGACTTTGTCGCGATGTGCGTCCTCGGCTTCATAGATGACGGGACTTTGCGTTTTGGCAGATACGAGTGTACCGAAGGTCAAAAGCAGTAAACTTCCTAGGACTTGACTTGTTTTTATCTTCATGGCTTTCCTTATAAATTGATTTTTGAATTTACTTTGTTCCCTTATGTAAGTGCAAGTAAGATTTCATTTCTTTACAGCCATGAGAAAATTTATGTTATTTTTTTGCGCAGAGTGCAATTAAAGTTGTATACTGCATGTAATTAGCTAGGATTTACAGAAGATGACGGATCAATATAATACGAGAAAAACGCTTCTTATGAGAGCGAAGGATCCGAACGATCAATTAGCCTGGAATGAATTTGTGGAGTACTACGCTGGCTTCATCCAAATGCTACTCCACAAGATGGATATCCCTCATCAGATTCACGATGACCTGAAACAAGAAGTACTTTTGAAGATCTGGAAATCATTACAGCAATATGAAGTGCGTGAAGGTGCCAAGTTTAGAGCTTGGTTAGGAGTGGTAATTCGTCATGCTATTTTGGCTTATATGCGTTCTTATCGAAAGCGGGAGAATCGTGAATTGTCTTTGTCGCTTGCTGATTTAGAAGAAGAAAGTGAAAACTCCAGTCGAATTGATGAGCTCATTAATGATGAGTGGGTCAATTATATGGTGAATCACGTCATTGAGCATTTGCGACAGTTCTTTTCAGGCAAGGCAATCGACGTTTTTCTATTGAGTTCAAAAGGCATGAAAACAAAAGAGATCAGCGAGAAATTGGATGTTCCCGCCAATACAGTTTATGTCTTGCGCAATCGAGTGAAAGATCGTTTGCTGAAAGAAATGAATAAGTTACGTGCGAGCTTAGAATTTTGATATGAGCGATTTTTTATCACTGTATGAGGAGGCGGAGAGTTATGATGAAACACAAGAAGTGACTTCGCTCTTGTGTGACCAATTACCACAGACAGCAGATAAATTCACTGATGAAACCGTGATAGCTACGGGAGGTATGAAAAAGATTTCTAAAGTCTTTTGTAATAGTACTCACCGTTACGTAGCCAAAGCGACTCTTAATGAACCTTCTAAATTTGAGTTGCGCGATGCCTTTATTAGAGAGGCGCGACTCACGTCTCTGCTAGATCACCCGAATATAATTAAGATCTACCAGATCGCCTTATCCGATGAGGGTGAGCCCTTTTTTACCATGGAATTAAAGACGGGTTCAAGCCTACAAGACTACATTCAGCTAGATCGTAAGCAAAATATTCTCTTGGGGATTTACGTAAAGATTTGTGATGCGATATCCTATGCCCATTCGAGAAAAATTTTACATTTAGACCTTAAGCCAGATAATGTGCAAGTCGGAGAGTACGGTGAAGTAATCGTGTGTGATTGGGGCTTGGGAAAGATCCTCACTAGGAAAGATGCCGGAGAAGAAACATCGGCCTACCAAGTTGATGCAGACATGCTCAATCATTGTACGATGTATGGCGAAGCGAAAGGGACACCAGCTTACATGGCCCCCGAGCAATTGGAAGGTAAGAATAAGAATGAGCAGACCGATATTTATGCTTTGGGAGCTTTGCTGTATACTCTACTTGTTCCCGATCGTTTAAAAGGGAAGAGTTTAGATGAGCGCCTAGCGCAAAGTCGTTTAGGTGATCTTCAGGGGCTGAGTAGTGCGGATCTGCCCAAGAGCCTAAGTGCGGTAATCGCAAAGGCGATGTCAGTTGACTGTGGAGATCGTTATAAATCGGTTGAAGATTTAAAAAATGATATAGAGCGTTACCTCAATAGTTACCCAACTTTTGCCCAAGAAGCCGGCCTTTTGACTCAGCTTAGTTTTTTATGGCGCCGCAATAAGTATGTGAGTTTAGTGCTGACGAGTTCATGCATGGTGATTATCATTTCTTTGTTGTTGTTCCTGCAAGAAATTAAACAAAGTGAGAGTGATACTCTGCAGGCTTTAGAAAAATCTGAGAGCTACGCATCGGAGCTTGAGAAGACCTTAAAAGAAAACAAAAATTTGGAAGAATCCATAAGTCGGATGCCCAAAAAAATTGTGGATCGAATTTTTTCGGATAATCAAAAATATCGAGATTATCAATTGCTCATGACTCCGAAAGTTTCGCTTGAAAGATCGAGCCGTTATTTAGAGGCAGCTTATGAAACGACACCGGGCGATATCTACCTTGTTAGAGCCTTGGCAGCTAACTATTTTATTTCACTCAACTATCCGAAATTTGTGAATTTTTATAAGAAACATTCGAAAGAACTCATCTTTTATGCGCCTTATGTGGATAAGTATCTTACTGGACGAGATCTTACTGTTCAAGCAAATTATGATGAGTTTGTGGCGATGGTGAATTTTGCGAAACGCTTGCCGGTTTTGATGGAGTTGCTCATCGCCTATAATGCTGAAAGTTTTAATCAGGAGGAGAGCTTTCCTAAACTGATTTCTTCTTTGATTACTTCCTATTATCATGAAAACCATAAGGTAGAAATTGGTCTTAATGATTATAAGCTGGATCTTTGGGGTCCACAGCTCAAGTACATGACTTCTCCGATTACTCAGTTGAGCCTTTTGCGTTACTTAGATTTTAAAGATTTATTTGTAGCGGATAATTCAATTACCGATGCCAATGAGTTCGCAGGCTTGAACTTGCGTAGTCTTTATTTACAACATACTAAAATTAAAGATTTGCGCCCTTTGTTGACTTTGCCAAGCCTCGATCATGTGACCATTAATGATGGCCAAGTTCCAAAAGAACAATTGGAAAGTTTTTCTCGTCGTTTCACGAAAGATTTAGTTGAAATCTATCCTGCCAGCCAAGCTGAATATACAGGTGGCGTGAAAACCAATTTTGATCATATCAATTACACATCGAGCAAGTTTTTGGATGGTTTTTTTATGAATATAGATGGGAAGGTGAAGTTTGAATTAAATGCAGAAAAAGCTGGTGAGGAGCTTATTACCATTCGCTACTCTGCAGGTCACGATGATGCGGTTATTTTGTTTGGCGTCAATGGAGTCGAGCAGGAACTCATTCTCAAATCGACTAAAAAGTGGACGCGTTGGAGTACTTATACCTTGCCCGTAAAGTTAAATCAGGGTGAGAATAGGATTACTTTGAGGATGAAGTTTCGGACAAGGAACTGCATTAACTTGGATTACTTATCACGTAAAGTTAAAACGGATTAGGACCACCTATGCTTCATCATAGTTGACCGAAAATGGGCAACAAAAAACCCGAGCCATTCGACTCGGGTTTTTCTAAAGAATGATGCTTAGATTATTTTTTCTTCTCAGCAAATTCTTTTACGAGTTGGTCATGGAGAGTCTTAGGTACTTTAGAGTACTTAGCGAATTCCATTGTGTACTCAGCTTTACCCTGAGTCATAGAACGTAGCTGACCAACATAACCGAACATTTCTGAAAGAGGCACTTCAGCAGCGATCTTACAGAATGCTTCGTCTTCAGTTGTACCAGTGATGATACCACGACGTGAGTTAAGGTTACCCATTACAGTACCTTGGAACTCAGTTGGAGTTTCAATGTCAACTAACATGATTGGCTCAAGGATGACTGGGTTAGCTCTAGCATAAGCTTCGCGGAAAGCACCACGTGCAGCTAGTTGGAAAGAGATGTCGTCCGAGTCAACGTTGTGGTAAGCGCCGTCTTGGAGGTCAACCATTACGTTTACAACTGGGAAACCAATAAGAGCACCCTCTTTGAGGCAGCCAGCGAAACCTTTTTCACAAGAACTGATGTATTCTTTAGGAATGTTACCACCAGTTACGTTGTTCTCCATTACGAACTCGCCTTCAGTAGATTTGAGGGCACCAACAACTTTACCGTACTGACCACGACCACCAGACTGCTTCTTGTGTGAGTAGTCGAAAGGTGAGTCTTGCTCGATTGATTCACGGTAAGCTACCTGAGGTTGTCCAACTTCGAGATCAACTTTGTATTCACGCTTCATACGTTCAACGTAGATTTCGAGGTGAAGTTCACCCATACCAGAGATGATTGTTTCACCAGATTCTTCGTCAACGCGAACGCGGAAAGTTGGGTCTTCTTTACCGAAACGGTTAAGAGCCTTAGAAAGGTTACCAGCAGTCTTACGGTCTTGTAAGATGAGTGTCATGTCGATCACTGGAGCAGGAACGAACATAGAAGTCATGTTGTAGCTAAGCTCACCATTAGTGAAAGTAGTACCAGTCGCACAGTCAATACCAAATACAGCGATGATGTCACCAGCTTCTGCAACAGAGATATCTTCTGTGTCAGCAGAGTGAACGCGCATGAGACGACCAACAGTGTGTTTTTTGCCATTAGTCATATTGATCATTGTATCGCCCTTAGCGATTTTACCTTGGTAAATACGCATGTAAGAGAGCTGACCATAAGCACCGTCTTCAAGTTTGAAGATGTACCCAACGAAATCTTTGCTTGCATCTGATTCAAGAGTTACAGGCTCTTCATCATTATCGAGGTCGAAAGCTACGTTTTCAACATCGTAAGGTGAAGGGAGGTAAAGTGAAACAGCGTGAAGAAGCTTTTGAACACCAACGTTTTTGTAAGCAGAACCACAGAAAACAGGAGTAAGTTCGAGTGAAAGAACGCCTTTACGAGCAGCGGCATTAACCATGTCTTCTGGTGCGTCGTTGCCTTCCATAACGAGTTCCATAAGGTCATCGTCATACTCAGCAAGTGCTTCGAGGAGTTCTTCGCGTTTTTCAGTAGCGTGGTCGAGGAGATCTGCAGGAACTTCGCCTTCAGTTACGTTTTCGCCATTTTCGCCTTCGAAGATGAAAGAACGCATTTTAACGAGGTCAACCACACCTTTAAGTTCTGACTCAGCACCGATTGGTACTTGGAACATAATAGCGTTGTGGCCGAGCTTAGTACGGAGCTGCTCAGTTACGATGTAAGGAGAAGAACCAGGGTTATCGAGTTTGTTAACGAAAGCAATACGTGGAACGTTATAACGCTTCATCTGACGGTCAACAGTGATAGACTGAGACTGAACGCCTGAAGTACCACAAAGAACGAGGATAGCACCGTCAAGTACACGGAGTGAACGCTCTACTTCAATAGTGAAGTCAACGTGACCAGGAGTATCAATAATGTTAATATTGATTTCGTTGCCGCGGTCATCTTCCCACTGAGCGAACGTACAAGCAGAAGTAATAGTGATACCCTTCTCTTTTTCGAGCTCCATGTGGTCCATAGTTGCGCCAACACCATCTTTACCACGTACTTCGTGGATAGCGTGGATACGGCCAGTGTAAAAGAGAATACGCTCGGTAAGTGTAGTTTTACCAGAGTCAATGTGTGCAGAAATACCGATATTTCTTACATTGTCGAGTGGTCTAGACATAATCGTCAGTTCCTTTTTAATGTTTTGTTATTCAAAATATTTACATCTATATATAGACGTTAAAAATCGCCTGTGAATGTAAACCGATTTCTAGCCCTTGCAAATTGAAAATTTCGCTCTTTCTTAAAATCACTTTAAAAGCCGAAAATGAGCTGAGTTCCAAGACTTAATATTGAAGAGAGATTAGTTATGCTTTGTGTTGTTTCCCCTGCGAAAACTCTAGATTACGAGAGCCAGGTTCCTACCGAAAAATTTAGTCAGCCCAAGTTTGTGGTTGAAGCTGAAGAGTTGATTAAAGAGCTACGTAAGCTGAATGCTGCGGATGTGGCAAAGTTAATGAAGTTAAGTGAAAAACTTGCGACGCTCAATGAAATGCGTTTCCATGAGTGGAATACAGATCACGTTTTACCGGCGGCGCGTCAGGCCGTCTTTGCCTTCAAGGGTGATGTCTATACGGGGATGGATCCATATGTCTTTAATGAAAAAGAAGTTGATTTGGCCAATAAGCACCTGCGAATTTTGTCGGGACTTTACGGTTTATTGAAGCCGATGGATTTAATTCATCCCTACCGATTAGAGATGGGGACAAAATTTGCGAATGCGAAGGGCGCAAACCTCTACGAGTTTTGGGGGGAGAAAATTACTGACGCTATTAACGCTGACTTAGAGGCAGGTGGCCATAGTCATTTTGTGAACCTTGCGTCCAACGAATACTTTAAGTCAGTGAAGAAAAAGAATTTAGCTCGTCCGATGATCGAAGTGGATTTTCTCGACTGGAAAACGGATAAATATAAAATCATCTCCTTCTATGCAAAAAAAGCTCGCGGCATGATGGCTGCCTATATTATTAAAAATGATCTGACGAACCCAGAAGATCTGATGCAGTTCGATACGGCAGGTTATGGCTATTGCCCAGAACGTAGTACAGAAGATAAGTACATTTTTACCCGTAAGCAGTAATGAACCTTTTTGCCGATATTCCTCAGGATTTACCTGAAGAGTTATTTAGTGAGGTTTTTAAAAACGAATCGCTTCGAATCGAACGAATCGTATCACAAGGGCATAGTTCAGATCCCGATTTTTGGTATGAACAAGATGAACATGAATGGGTCATCGTTTTACAGGGCGAGGCTGAGTTAGAGTATGCTGATGGAGCAGTCAAAAGGCTCCAGTCTGGTGACTATGTGTTAATACCAGCGACTTGTAAGCATAGAGTAAAATCAAGCTCAGTGGAGCCCAAATGTATTTGGTTGGCGCTTTTCTTTAAGGGTGATTTAAATGGATAATTGGAAAGAGAGCCGGGTGCAAGCCGAGTTGATCTTTGCGAGTTACGCAAAGCTCTTGGGAAAGCCACTTTTGGAACTGACTTCCACAGATGATTTACTCGAGAAGATGTATTTTGCGGACTTCGCAATTCTATCTCACGGGACTCAAGATGATCCCATCTTTAATTTTGCGAATCAATTTGCTTTGGATAAGTTCGAGTTGACTTGGTTAGATATGCGCAACTTGCCTTCGCGTTACTCCGCGGAAGCACCGAGTCGCGAAGAGCGCAAAGCACTTTTAGATCGCGTCACTCAGTATGGCTTTATTGATGATTATCAAGGCGTGCGTATTTCGTCGACAGGAAAGCGCTTTCTCATTAAGCAAGCGGTCGTTTGGAACCTAGTGGATGAGGAGGGAGTTTACCGCGGGCAAGCCGCGGCTTTCTCTCAATGTGAAGATCTTTAATAGAGTCGGTAGTAGTTTTTTGGTTTACTTAATTTTTCAGTCCTGAGATCGCCAAGCTCCCGCTTGGCAGTTGCGGACAAGAAAGTCGTTAAATTAGAACCCATTAAGCCGAGCAGGAGCTCAGCGGTCCCATTAAGTCGAGCAGGAGCTCAGCGATCCCATTAAGCCGAACAGGGCCTCTGGGGTTTGATATCTATACCGAGTATTTTTGACTTAAAAAAGCTTTTTATACTTATGGCAATAAGGCGTCTTGCGATGCTTGAAGTAGTAGTCTTGGTGGTAGACTTCCGCAGGGTAAAAAATGGTGGCTTCTTTGAGCTCTGTTGCGGGTTTGAGGCCTTTGTCCTTGAGGGTTTTCATGAGCTTCTCAATTGTCGCTTTTTGTTCTTCATCGAAATAGAAGACTGCTGATAAATATTGACTGCCAATATCTGGTCCCTGACCATTAGTTTGTTCGGGATCATGTGTTTCGTAGTAGAGTTTTGCGAGGGTTTCAAAGTCAGTGACATCGGGATTATAAACAACTTCCACGGCTTCGTAATGACCTGTTAGGCCCGTGCAGATTTGTTTGTAAGTTGGTTTTTTGACATGGCCACCAATGTAGCCAGATGTGGCAGAGAGGACGCCGGGAGCTTGTTGAAGCCAGTATTCAGTTCCCCAGAAACATCCTGAAGCAAAAATGGCTTTCGCCGTTTTGGGACGAGGAACTACTTTTGGCATTTCTTCACCTTCTTTGACGAATTTCATTGAGAGTGAGTTAACGCAGTGACGCGTGTTCTTGGCAGTGAAGCCTTCGCCTAAAAAAACGTGACCGAGGTGGCCATCACAATTTTTGCAAAGAATTTCTGTACGACGACCATCCGCATCTGTTTCTCTTCTTACTGCATCTTTGATTTCATCGTCAAAACTGGGCCATCCACAGCGAGAGTCGAACTTGGAGTCAGATTTATAGAGAGGGGCGTTGCATTTTCTGCAGATATAAGTGCCTTTAGCTTTGTTTTTATTGTATTCGCCTGTGAAGGGACGTTCAGTGCCTTTTTGTTCGATGACATAGGCTTCTTCGGGGGTGAGCTTGTTGTAAGACATGATTTCTTTTCCTTTATCGGGAGAATCTGTTTTTTTTGT is a window encoding:
- a CDS encoding RNA polymerase sigma factor; this encodes MTDQYNTRKTLLMRAKDPNDQLAWNEFVEYYAGFIQMLLHKMDIPHQIHDDLKQEVLLKIWKSLQQYEVREGAKFRAWLGVVIRHAILAYMRSYRKRENRELSLSLADLEEESENSSRIDELINDEWVNYMVNHVIEHLRQFFSGKAIDVFLLSSKGMKTKEISEKLDVPANTVYVLRNRVKDRLLKEMNKLRASLEF
- a CDS encoding protein kinase domain-containing protein yields the protein MSDFLSLYEEAESYDETQEVTSLLCDQLPQTADKFTDETVIATGGMKKISKVFCNSTHRYVAKATLNEPSKFELRDAFIREARLTSLLDHPNIIKIYQIALSDEGEPFFTMELKTGSSLQDYIQLDRKQNILLGIYVKICDAISYAHSRKILHLDLKPDNVQVGEYGEVIVCDWGLGKILTRKDAGEETSAYQVDADMLNHCTMYGEAKGTPAYMAPEQLEGKNKNEQTDIYALGALLYTLLVPDRLKGKSLDERLAQSRLGDLQGLSSADLPKSLSAVIAKAMSVDCGDRYKSVEDLKNDIERYLNSYPTFAQEAGLLTQLSFLWRRNKYVSLVLTSSCMVIIISLLLFLQEIKQSESDTLQALEKSESYASELEKTLKENKNLEESISRMPKKIVDRIFSDNQKYRDYQLLMTPKVSLERSSRYLEAAYETTPGDIYLVRALAANYFISLNYPKFVNFYKKHSKELIFYAPYVDKYLTGRDLTVQANYDEFVAMVNFAKRLPVLMELLIAYNAESFNQEESFPKLISSLITSYYHENHKVEIGLNDYKLDLWGPQLKYMTSPITQLSLLRYLDFKDLFVADNSITDANEFAGLNLRSLYLQHTKIKDLRPLLTLPSLDHVTINDGQVPKEQLESFSRRFTKDLVEIYPASQAEYTGGVKTNFDHINYTSSKFLDGFFMNIDGKVKFELNAEKAGEELITIRYSAGHDDAVILFGVNGVEQELILKSTKKWTRWSTYTLPVKLNQGENRITLRMKFRTRNCINLDYLSRKVKTD
- the fusA gene encoding elongation factor G — translated: MSRPLDNVRNIGISAHIDSGKTTLTERILFYTGRIHAIHEVRGKDGVGATMDHMELEKEKGITITSACTFAQWEDDRGNEININIIDTPGHVDFTIEVERSLRVLDGAILVLCGTSGVQSQSITVDRQMKRYNVPRIAFVNKLDNPGSSPYIVTEQLRTKLGHNAIMFQVPIGAESELKGVVDLVKMRSFIFEGENGENVTEGEVPADLLDHATEKREELLEALAEYDDDLMELVMEGNDAPEDMVNAAARKGVLSLELTPVFCGSAYKNVGVQKLLHAVSLYLPSPYDVENVAFDLDNDEEPVTLESDASKDFVGYIFKLEDGAYGQLSYMRIYQGKIAKGDTMINMTNGKKHTVGRLMRVHSADTEDISVAEAGDIIAVFGIDCATGTTFTNGELSYNMTSMFVPAPVIDMTLILQDRKTAGNLSKALNRFGKEDPTFRVRVDEESGETIISGMGELHLEIYVERMKREYKVDLEVGQPQVAYRESIEQDSPFDYSHKKQSGGRGQYGKVVGALKSTEGEFVMENNVTGGNIPKEYISSCEKGFAGCLKEGALIGFPVVNVMVDLQDGAYHNVDSDDISFQLAARGAFREAYARANPVILEPIMLVDIETPTEFQGTVMGNLNSRRGIITGTTEDEAFCKIAAEVPLSEMFGYVGQLRSMTQGKAEYTMEFAKYSKVPKTLHDQLVKEFAEKKK
- the yaaA gene encoding peroxide stress protein YaaA, producing the protein MLCVVSPAKTLDYESQVPTEKFSQPKFVVEAEELIKELRKLNAADVAKLMKLSEKLATLNEMRFHEWNTDHVLPAARQAVFAFKGDVYTGMDPYVFNEKEVDLANKHLRILSGLYGLLKPMDLIHPYRLEMGTKFANAKGANLYEFWGEKITDAINADLEAGGHSHFVNLASNEYFKSVKKKNLARPMIEVDFLDWKTDKYKIISFYAKKARGMMAAYIIKNDLTNPEDLMQFDTAGYGYCPERSTEDKYIFTRKQ
- a CDS encoding cupin domain-containing protein encodes the protein MNLFADIPQDLPEELFSEVFKNESLRIERIVSQGHSSDPDFWYEQDEHEWVIVLQGEAELEYADGAVKRLQSGDYVLIPATCKHRVKSSSVEPKCIWLALFFKGDLNG
- a CDS encoding MEKHLA domain-containing protein, which codes for MDNWKESRVQAELIFASYAKLLGKPLLELTSTDDLLEKMYFADFAILSHGTQDDPIFNFANQFALDKFELTWLDMRNLPSRYSAEAPSREERKALLDRVTQYGFIDDYQGVRISSTGKRFLIKQAVVWNLVDEEGVYRGQAAAFSQCEDL
- a CDS encoding bifunctional methionine sulfoxide reductase B/A protein; this encodes MNKLLILISSLFFIQSFCFAETKKTDSPDKGKEIMSYNKLTPEEAYVIEQKGTERPFTGEYNKNKAKGTYICRKCNAPLYKSDSKFDSRCGWPSFDDEIKDAVRRETDADGRRTEILCKNCDGHLGHVFLGEGFTAKNTRHCVNSLSMKFVKEGEEMPKVVPRPKTAKAIFASGCFWGTEYWLQQAPGVLSATSGYIGGHVKKPTYKQICTGLTGHYEAVEVVYNPDVTDFETLAKLYYETHDPEQTNGQGPDIGSQYLSAVFYFDEEQKATIEKLMKTLKDKGLKPATELKEATIFYPAEVYHQDYYFKHRKTPYCHKYKKLF